A window of the Tunturibacter empetritectus genome harbors these coding sequences:
- a CDS encoding ParB/RepB/Spo0J family partition protein, which produces MPTATADPKRRALGKGLESLLPQRPAPVSLSAAAAQISEPTGKPLEIPLDQIERNPFQTRSHFDEAKLAELAQSIAASGVVQPIVVRPLSGGRYQLITGERRWLASKKANKTTIPSIVRQVSDEQTLEMTIVENLQRADLNPIEQARAYQRLSSDFKMTQEQMAVRTGKERASVANFLRLLRLPESVQQKVESGDLSFGHARTLLALDSPEAITTAAQKVMALSLSVRQTESYVQGLINPEAKEKKESKADAQPEDPNVREAQDRLRRSLGLKVRIEDKKGKGRVIIEYSGLEDFDSILTALGGQ; this is translated from the coding sequence ATGCCAACCGCCACCGCAGATCCCAAACGTCGCGCCCTGGGCAAGGGCCTTGAATCTCTCCTCCCCCAGCGTCCTGCACCTGTATCACTCTCTGCAGCCGCAGCACAAATCTCAGAGCCAACCGGCAAGCCGCTCGAGATCCCACTCGACCAGATTGAACGCAACCCCTTCCAGACGCGCAGCCACTTCGACGAGGCCAAGCTAGCCGAACTGGCGCAGTCCATCGCTGCCTCAGGCGTAGTGCAACCCATTGTCGTGAGGCCACTTAGCGGAGGCCGCTATCAGCTCATCACCGGCGAGCGCCGCTGGCTGGCCAGTAAAAAAGCAAACAAGACCACCATCCCCTCCATCGTGCGTCAGGTCTCGGACGAGCAGACGCTCGAGATGACCATCGTCGAAAATCTTCAGCGCGCCGATCTCAACCCCATCGAACAGGCCCGCGCCTACCAACGCCTAAGCAGCGACTTCAAGATGACCCAGGAGCAGATGGCCGTCCGCACCGGCAAAGAGCGAGCAAGTGTAGCTAACTTCCTTCGTTTGTTGCGTTTACCGGAATCGGTCCAGCAAAAAGTGGAGTCCGGCGATCTCTCCTTCGGCCATGCCCGCACCCTCCTCGCGCTCGATTCGCCCGAAGCCATCACCACAGCCGCCCAAAAGGTGATGGCGCTGTCGCTCTCCGTCCGTCAGACCGAAAGCTACGTCCAGGGCCTTATCAACCCCGAGGCAAAGGAGAAGAAGGAGTCCAAGGCCGACGCGCAGCCCGAAGACCCCAACGTCCGCGAAGCCCAGGACCGCCTGCGTCGCTCCCTCGGCCTCAAAGTGCGCATCGAGGACAAGAAGGGCAAAGGCCGCGTCATCATCGAGTACTCCGGCCTCGAAGACTTCGACTCCATCCTCACCGCGCTAGGCGGACAGTAG
- a CDS encoding SRPBCC family protein yields MDTIQLETWIDAPVERCFLLCLSVDLHLASAHSSQEQAVEGITTGLISEGETVTFCGRHLGVKLRHKSRIDVLRPYSYFRDVMVSGVFSHFEHEHHFAAMDDGTRLRDEIRFTAPWGALGRLATKMVVKRHLVAFLAKRNVIIKQVAESNDWHRYLDGQSVTISIAPEGISAKKRWEATTLLARTQS; encoded by the coding sequence ATGGATACGATTCAACTAGAAACCTGGATTGACGCACCTGTAGAACGATGCTTTCTGCTTTGCCTCAGTGTTGATCTTCATCTTGCTTCGGCGCATTCGTCCCAGGAGCAAGCGGTAGAGGGGATCACGACCGGCCTGATCAGCGAGGGCGAGACGGTGACCTTTTGCGGCCGTCATCTCGGAGTGAAGCTGCGGCACAAGAGCCGTATCGACGTGCTGCGCCCCTACTCGTACTTTCGCGATGTCATGGTCTCGGGAGTCTTCTCGCACTTCGAGCATGAACACCACTTCGCGGCGATGGATGATGGCACTCGGCTGCGCGACGAGATTCGATTCACTGCTCCCTGGGGCGCGCTGGGACGGCTCGCGACGAAGATGGTGGTAAAGCGTCATCTTGTCGCGTTTCTGGCGAAGCGGAATGTGATCATCAAGCAGGTGGCAGAGTCCAACGACTGGCACCGCTATCTGGATGGTCAATCGGTGACCATCTCGATAGCTCCCGAAGGAATCTCGGCGAAGAAGAGATGGGAAGCAACCACTCTCCTGGCTCGCACGCAGAGTTAG
- a CDS encoding ParA family protein: protein MTTEQLTPKPEDTTQKPADQKSSPKPSKVIAVVNQKGGVGKTTTAINLAAALALEGLNTLLIDCDPQANSTGGLGFARARDGEEARLSIYDILVGQTTIAEALLSTEIDTLKLIPSSKNLIGATLELITLDRREYKLREAIEPIRGDYPFILLDCPPALDLLTLNSLVAADSLLVPMQAEYFALEGISELMSTLDRVGQAFNPGLALEGVLLTMYDDRTNLSQQVSENLQAFFADKLLKTTIPRNIRLAEAPSHGKPVSLYDPRSRGSEAYRELALELLTRNKMDSPEEKRRKAAAAAAASSLKSFNKPEKKPRFWQSSK, encoded by the coding sequence ATGACCACTGAACAACTCACTCCCAAACCTGAAGACACCACCCAAAAGCCCGCAGACCAAAAATCTTCTCCCAAGCCGTCCAAGGTCATCGCGGTCGTCAATCAAAAGGGCGGAGTCGGCAAGACCACCACTGCCATCAACCTCGCGGCAGCCCTGGCCCTCGAAGGCCTCAATACCCTTCTTATTGACTGCGACCCCCAGGCCAACTCCACCGGCGGCCTCGGTTTTGCCCGCGCCAGGGACGGCGAAGAAGCCCGCCTCAGCATCTACGACATCCTCGTCGGCCAAACCACCATCGCTGAAGCCCTCCTCTCCACCGAGATCGACACCCTCAAGCTCATTCCCAGCAGCAAGAACCTCATCGGTGCCACGCTCGAGCTCATCACCCTCGACCGCCGCGAGTACAAGCTCCGAGAAGCCATCGAGCCCATCCGCGGCGACTACCCGTTCATCCTCCTCGATTGCCCACCGGCCCTCGACCTCCTCACCCTCAACTCCCTTGTTGCCGCCGACAGCCTCCTCGTCCCCATGCAGGCCGAGTACTTCGCCCTCGAAGGCATCTCGGAGCTGATGAGCACCCTGGACCGCGTCGGCCAGGCCTTCAACCCCGGCCTCGCGCTCGAGGGCGTCCTGCTCACCATGTACGACGACCGCACCAACCTCTCCCAGCAGGTCTCGGAGAATCTGCAGGCCTTCTTCGCCGACAAGCTCCTCAAGACCACAATCCCCCGCAACATCCGCCTGGCTGAAGCTCCCAGCCACGGCAAGCCCGTCTCGCTCTACGACCCCAGATCCCGCGGCTCCGAGGCCTACCGAGAGCTGGCCCTCGAACTCCTGACCCGCAACAAGATGGACAGCCCCGAAGAAAAGCGCCGCAAAGCAGCAGCCGCAGCAGCCGCAAGCTCGCTCAAGTCATTCAACAAGCCAGAAAAGAAGCCTCGCTTCTGGCAGTCCAGCAAATAG
- the thrS gene encoding threonine--tRNA ligase, with protein MIRIQLPDGSVREVSRGTTAYDVAMSISPRLAAAVVVARIRPLTPVTTGAAEEDETSEAAMYGGAESGERLVDLAAPLTEDVALELLKENDEAALKVVRHSAAHVMATAILELFPETKLGHGPATDSGFFYDVYRETPFSDEDLAAIETRMAEVVARDEKFLREEESREMGLKDYAEQGEFMKVHFIEKFTQPGDEISLYRNGKFVDFCRGPHVPSTGRVKAFKVTSVAGAYWLGDEKNQQLQRIYGTAFFNTKDLDAHFKRLEEIKARDHRVLGKQLDLFSIQEVAGSGLIFWHAKGGLIRKTMEDWMREECIRRGYDMVYTPHIMRRELWKISGHEGFYSQNMYPPMELDDAEYRLKPMNCPGHILIYKNSPKSYRDLPVRYAELGNVYRYERSGTMHGLLRVRGFTQDDAHIFCMPEQVVSEIEGCLDFAEAVLKTFGFNEYRVELSLHDPKKSGEFVGNPSDWEKAESALKNVLTKRGVAFKAIPGEGAFYGPKIDIKLVDVLGRLWQLSTVQFDFNLPARFELEYKGEDGELHQPVMVHRALFGSVERFFGVLIEHYAGAFPMWLAPVQVGIVPISEKHVDYAVAVKAKLEAAGLRVELDQRNEKMNAKIREFTLQKVPFVLVMGDKEAATEAVSVRTRGKGDEGSVALADFIERAKELVASKTVTL; from the coding sequence ATGATCAGGATTCAGCTTCCAGACGGTTCAGTGCGCGAGGTTTCGCGTGGTACGACAGCGTATGACGTGGCGATGAGCATCTCGCCGCGGCTGGCTGCAGCGGTGGTGGTGGCGCGGATTCGTCCGCTGACGCCGGTAACTACGGGAGCCGCGGAGGAGGATGAGACCTCAGAGGCAGCGATGTATGGCGGTGCCGAGAGCGGCGAGCGCCTGGTTGACCTCGCCGCCCCGCTCACAGAAGATGTTGCTCTGGAGCTGCTGAAGGAGAACGACGAGGCCGCACTCAAGGTGGTGCGTCACTCCGCCGCCCACGTCATGGCGACGGCGATCCTCGAACTCTTCCCCGAGACCAAGCTCGGGCATGGACCCGCGACCGACTCCGGCTTCTTCTATGACGTCTACCGGGAGACGCCGTTCAGCGATGAGGACCTCGCCGCGATCGAAACCCGCATGGCCGAGGTGGTCGCGCGAGATGAGAAGTTCCTGCGTGAAGAAGAGTCGCGCGAGATGGGATTGAAGGACTACGCCGAGCAGGGCGAGTTCATGAAGGTTCACTTCATCGAAAAATTTACGCAGCCGGGCGACGAGATCTCGCTCTATCGCAACGGCAAATTTGTCGACTTCTGCCGCGGCCCGCACGTTCCCTCCACCGGGCGCGTTAAGGCGTTCAAGGTGACCTCGGTCGCCGGAGCTTACTGGCTGGGCGATGAGAAGAATCAGCAGCTGCAGCGCATCTACGGCACTGCGTTCTTCAACACGAAGGATCTCGACGCGCACTTCAAGCGGCTGGAGGAGATCAAAGCTCGCGATCACCGCGTGCTGGGCAAACAGCTCGACCTGTTCTCCATCCAGGAGGTCGCAGGATCGGGGTTGATCTTCTGGCATGCGAAGGGCGGACTGATTCGCAAAACCATGGAAGACTGGATGCGCGAAGAATGTATCCGCCGCGGTTACGATATGGTCTACACGCCCCACATCATGCGGCGCGAGCTCTGGAAGATCTCCGGCCACGAGGGTTTTTACTCGCAGAATATGTATCCGCCGATGGAGCTTGACGACGCGGAGTACCGGTTGAAGCCGATGAACTGCCCCGGCCACATTCTGATCTACAAGAACTCGCCTAAAAGTTATCGCGATCTGCCCGTGCGCTACGCGGAGCTCGGCAACGTCTACCGTTACGAGCGATCGGGCACCATGCATGGACTGCTGCGCGTGCGCGGCTTCACGCAGGATGATGCGCACATCTTCTGTATGCCGGAGCAGGTTGTCAGCGAGATCGAAGGCTGTCTCGACTTCGCCGAAGCTGTGCTGAAGACTTTTGGGTTTAACGAGTACCGAGTCGAGCTCTCGCTGCACGATCCAAAGAAATCAGGAGAGTTCGTCGGCAACCCGAGCGACTGGGAGAAGGCCGAGTCCGCCCTTAAGAATGTACTCACCAAACGCGGCGTAGCGTTTAAGGCCATTCCCGGAGAGGGCGCGTTCTACGGCCCGAAGATCGATATCAAGCTCGTGGACGTTCTGGGACGGCTCTGGCAGTTGTCGACAGTGCAGTTCGACTTCAACCTTCCCGCCCGTTTCGAGCTCGAGTACAAGGGCGAAGACGGTGAGCTGCATCAGCCCGTGATGGTGCATCGTGCACTCTTCGGTTCTGTAGAGCGCTTCTTCGGTGTGCTGATCGAGCACTACGCTGGCGCCTTTCCAATGTGGCTCGCGCCGGTGCAGGTCGGCATCGTACCCATCTCCGAGAAACACGTGGACTACGCCGTCGCCGTCAAGGCAAAGCTCGAGGCAGCCGGCCTGCGCGTCGAACTCGACCAGCGTAACGAAAAGATGAACGCGAAGATCCGCGAGTTCACCCTCCAGAAGGTGCCGTTTGTCCTGGTGATGGGCGACAAGGAAGCAGCCACCGAAGCCGTCAGTGTAAGGACACGCGGAAAGGGCGATGAGGGCAGCGTCGCGCTCGCCGACTTTATCGAACGAGCCAAAGAGTTAGTCGCTTCCAAAACGGTTACGCTGTAA
- a CDS encoding TspO/MBR family protein has translation MIASTPRQTSRADSISVLLGLLFVCYAVAALGALVTAHEVPAWYATLSKPNFSPPNWIFAPVWTVLYGLMAVAAWLVWRTPTSGSNSTSRRSGLILFALQLLLNFLWTPVFFRFHQLLPALVVILCLWGLILLTALRFWKVDRLAGGLMLPYLVWVTFATALNYEIYRLN, from the coding sequence ATGATCGCATCTACCCCTAGACAGACATCTCGCGCAGACTCGATTAGCGTGCTCCTCGGCCTGCTCTTCGTATGCTATGCCGTGGCCGCGCTGGGAGCCCTGGTGACCGCCCACGAAGTTCCTGCCTGGTACGCCACTCTCTCCAAACCGAATTTCAGTCCACCCAATTGGATCTTTGCTCCAGTCTGGACGGTGCTCTATGGACTGATGGCCGTTGCGGCCTGGCTGGTCTGGCGAACACCCACCTCTGGAAGCAACTCCACCTCCCGTCGCTCCGGGCTGATACTGTTTGCCCTTCAGCTGCTGCTCAATTTTCTCTGGACACCTGTGTTCTTCCGCTTTCACCAGCTTTTGCCCGCGCTTGTGGTCATCCTTTGTCTCTGGGGCTTGATTCTGCTCACCGCTCTCCGCTTCTGGAAGGTTGACCGCCTCGCCGGAGGCCTTATGCTCCCCTATCTCGTTTGGGTGACCTTCGCGACTGCCCTCAACTACGAGATCTACCGCCTGAATTGA
- a CDS encoding bifunctional folylpolyglutamate synthase/dihydrofolate synthase: MSYTAAVDHLYALGQELAPSTPSTPRRKFDLAHMRVLAAALGDPQTAFPSVLIAGTNGKGSTAATLSSILTAAGYRTGLYTSPHLVRVNERIQIDGQQIPDEDFARLYFQVDETARHLVESGDLPYPPSFFEVLTAVGFLYFAGESETQSEKTPVDIVILEVGLGGRLDATNIVEPLLSILTDIALDHQDYLGNTIAEITREKAGILRPNGTLITLPQHPEANQAIGEAAATLNLRAINAAGYIPTNVPGHTAGVPQHPADTAGQEARSLPANRYIVTLDGETLEVNSPLPGHHQQRNIALAIAAAAELRNSKGYKLAKITPESNQIGYNITNAQIEAGIRNTQWPGRLELFTFPEGPQLLLDVAHNPAGAWTLRAAIAQLPDTRPRTLLFSCLRDKDLKEMGQILFPLFDASSTDPERRRDHIVFAPIDNPRAAHIEDLLAAAHALDIPAHAAPHLAAAFAQARAVTPPEGLIIATGSVYLVGEIRRLAGEL, from the coding sequence ATGTCCTACACGGCAGCGGTCGACCATCTTTACGCCCTGGGCCAGGAACTTGCCCCCTCAACGCCCAGTACACCTCGCCGGAAGTTCGACCTTGCTCATATGCGGGTTTTGGCCGCTGCCCTGGGCGACCCGCAGACCGCATTCCCCTCGGTTTTGATCGCCGGAACCAACGGCAAAGGGTCCACTGCCGCCACGCTCAGTAGCATCCTCACTGCTGCGGGCTACCGTACCGGCCTCTACACCTCGCCCCACCTGGTCCGCGTCAACGAGCGAATCCAGATCGACGGGCAACAGATTCCTGACGAGGACTTCGCTCGCCTCTACTTTCAAGTCGACGAGACTGCCCGCCATCTCGTCGAGTCTGGCGATCTGCCCTATCCGCCCAGCTTCTTTGAGGTTCTCACCGCGGTAGGCTTTCTCTACTTCGCCGGAGAGAGCGAAACCCAGTCAGAGAAGACCCCGGTAGACATCGTCATCCTTGAGGTTGGTCTCGGTGGCCGTCTCGACGCCACCAACATCGTCGAACCGCTCCTCTCCATCCTCACTGACATCGCGCTCGACCATCAGGATTACCTGGGCAACACCATTGCCGAGATCACTCGCGAAAAAGCCGGCATCCTGCGCCCCAACGGCACGCTCATCACGTTGCCCCAGCACCCCGAAGCCAACCAGGCGATCGGCGAGGCTGCGGCCACACTGAATCTCCGCGCCATCAACGCTGCCGGCTACATCCCCACAAACGTGCCCGGCCATACTGCGGGTGTTCCACAACATCCCGCCGACACCGCTGGCCAGGAAGCACGGTCGCTCCCTGCAAATCGCTACATCGTCACCCTCGACGGTGAAACCCTCGAAGTCAATTCGCCACTGCCCGGGCACCATCAGCAGCGCAATATTGCCCTGGCAATCGCTGCTGCGGCGGAGTTACGTAACTCTAAAGGTTACAAACTAGCAAAAATTACCCCAGAAAGTAACCAAATCGGTTACAATATAACCAACGCGCAGATTGAAGCTGGAATCCGCAATACGCAATGGCCCGGACGCCTCGAACTCTTTACCTTCCCCGAAGGCCCGCAGCTCCTATTGGACGTAGCGCACAACCCGGCCGGGGCCTGGACCCTACGGGCCGCCATCGCTCAGCTCCCCGACACGCGGCCTCGTACTCTCCTCTTCAGCTGCCTTCGCGATAAAGATCTCAAAGAGATGGGCCAGATCCTCTTTCCGCTCTTCGACGCCTCCTCGACGGATCCGGAACGCCGCAGGGACCATATCGTCTTCGCCCCTATCGACAATCCGCGAGCGGCCCACATCGAAGATCTCCTGGCGGCCGCTCACGCTCTCGATATTCCCGCCCACGCCGCCCCTCACCTGGCCGCCGCTTTCGCCCAGGCCCGTGCTGTGACGCCGCCAGAAGGTCTCATTATCGCCACCGGCTCCGTCTATTTAGTGGGCGAGATCCGCCGTCTAGCCGGAGAGCTATGA
- a CDS encoding gamma-glutamyl-gamma-aminobutyrate hydrolase family protein: MKPRIAIPVPTSTDLAYNQRSWPQYAAAVESSGGTPVEIPLTATPAEIANLINTCQAVLLPGSPADVNPQKYGQDPIPECSPADHARENVDELLIQDAHNLYKPVFAICFGLQFLNVWRGGTLVQDLAILPVNHTAGRSVAIAHTAAIAPNSHLGSFLDPAEAPVQEEFLRLPINSSHHQAIGIPGDGLRVAARCPQDGVIEAVEGGQASEGATSHFVLGVQWHPERSYDLSPSSRALFDRFVAQAANWTPRPVHTSVA, translated from the coding sequence ATGAAGCCCCGCATCGCCATTCCCGTCCCCACCAGCACAGACCTCGCCTATAACCAGCGCTCCTGGCCCCAGTATGCAGCAGCGGTCGAAAGCAGCGGTGGAACTCCCGTCGAGATACCCCTCACCGCCACTCCTGCCGAGATCGCCAACCTCATCAACACCTGCCAGGCGGTCCTGCTCCCCGGCAGTCCCGCCGACGTCAACCCGCAGAAGTACGGCCAGGACCCCATCCCCGAGTGCTCCCCAGCCGACCACGCCCGGGAGAACGTCGACGAGCTCCTCATCCAGGACGCTCACAACCTCTACAAACCAGTCTTCGCTATCTGCTTCGGCCTGCAGTTCCTCAACGTTTGGCGCGGTGGCACCTTGGTGCAGGACCTCGCGATTCTTCCCGTCAACCACACCGCTGGCAGAAGCGTAGCAATAGCCCACACCGCCGCAATCGCACCCAATTCCCACCTGGGATCGTTCCTGGACCCCGCAGAAGCCCCCGTACAGGAGGAGTTCCTCCGCCTCCCCATCAACTCCAGTCACCATCAGGCTATTGGCATCCCGGGAGATGGCCTCCGCGTCGCTGCCCGCTGCCCGCAGGACGGAGTCATTGAAGCCGTAGAGGGCGGTCAGGCCAGCGAAGGGGCCACCTCACACTTCGTTCTGGGGGTGCAGTGGCATCCCGAGCGCAGCTACGACCTAAGCCCCAGCTCCCGCGCGCTCTTCGACCGCTTTGTGGCGCAAGCCGCCAATTGGACGCCGCGCCCAGTCCACACCTCCGTAGCCTGA
- a CDS encoding lysophospholipid acyltransferase family protein — protein MNDSPFADNVAHKSVEGKGGSSNVAESAEPKPSAQPILSVEEPDLPASPFISKQPPFALRWLSYLLLIPLVGLATAFFGCFSLLAGLWDKSGRQQHAIAHVWARTMLLFSLSPVKIIGREKLHEQETAVYASNHLSYMDTPVLFAKLPFQFRILAKQSLWKIPFIGWYLNRSGQVSVDSNSPRSLVASLNRGVATLKQGLPLVLFPEGGRAATGQLQTMMSGCAYMAIKAQVPLVPLTLIGTYELLPIHVYALHPRPIFIVVGDPIPTTGLNSRDADALTRRLYASISETYAQYSASN, from the coding sequence ATGAACGACTCTCCTTTTGCGGACAACGTGGCGCATAAGAGTGTGGAAGGCAAAGGCGGGAGCAGCAACGTCGCAGAATCCGCCGAGCCCAAGCCGTCGGCCCAGCCCATCCTCTCTGTGGAGGAGCCGGACCTTCCCGCCTCTCCTTTTATCTCGAAGCAGCCGCCCTTCGCCCTGCGCTGGCTGTCCTATCTTCTTCTGATCCCCCTCGTAGGCCTGGCTACCGCTTTCTTTGGTTGCTTCTCTCTCCTCGCCGGCCTGTGGGACAAGTCCGGTCGCCAGCAGCACGCCATTGCTCACGTGTGGGCACGCACCATGCTCCTCTTTAGCCTCTCTCCGGTCAAGATCATTGGCCGCGAGAAGCTTCACGAGCAGGAGACCGCCGTCTACGCCTCCAACCACCTCAGCTACATGGACACGCCCGTCCTCTTCGCGAAGCTTCCCTTTCAGTTCCGCATCCTAGCGAAGCAGTCTCTTTGGAAGATCCCGTTTATTGGCTGGTACCTCAACCGCTCGGGTCAGGTCTCTGTCGACTCGAACAGTCCCCGCTCGCTGGTCGCCAGCCTCAACCGTGGTGTCGCCACCCTGAAGCAAGGCTTGCCGCTCGTCCTCTTTCCCGAGGGTGGCCGCGCAGCCACCGGCCAGCTCCAGACGATGATGTCCGGCTGTGCCTACATGGCGATCAAGGCGCAGGTCCCCCTGGTCCCCCTTACGCTGATTGGAACCTACGAGCTTCTCCCGATCCACGTCTACGCGCTGCACCCCCGGCCCATCTTCATCGTGGTAGGGGACCCGATCCCTACGACCGGCCTGAACTCTCGCGATGCCGACGCGCTTACTCGGCGGCTCTACGCATCCATCTCCGAGACCTACGCTCAGTACTCCGCCAGCAACTAA
- a CDS encoding SRPBCC family protein: MFTISDSVHINAPIERCFLLSTNIELVSKTLGMKPIEGKTQGMIGPGDKLLWAGWKFGFPQMHETLITRYEQPVFFQDTMGRGRFKRFQHDHHLFYIDGRTVLNDKIRFTLPLSWVGRLVARAILVPYISRVLRRRMKLLKKIAESQEWRKYLPEEIERTSAAS; the protein is encoded by the coding sequence ATGTTTACGATTAGCGACAGTGTTCATATCAATGCTCCGATCGAGAGATGTTTTCTGCTTTCGACCAACATTGAGTTGGTGTCAAAGACGCTGGGAATGAAGCCGATCGAAGGAAAGACCCAGGGAATGATTGGTCCTGGAGACAAACTTCTGTGGGCAGGTTGGAAGTTCGGCTTTCCCCAGATGCACGAGACCCTCATCACCCGGTACGAACAGCCCGTCTTCTTTCAGGACACCATGGGACGTGGCCGCTTCAAACGATTCCAGCACGACCATCACCTCTTCTACATCGATGGACGGACCGTGCTGAACGACAAGATCCGCTTCACTCTCCCGCTCTCCTGGGTAGGACGATTGGTGGCCCGCGCGATCCTTGTGCCTTACATCTCCCGCGTTCTACGCCGCAGGATGAAGCTGCTGAAAAAGATCGCCGAGAGCCAGGAGTGGCGAAAGTATCTACCGGAAGAGATCGAACGCACTAGTGCCGCGTCCTAA
- a CDS encoding NADP-dependent oxidoreductase, which translates to MRAVVLHEYGGPDKLKYEVVPDPVAGKGEVLVRLAATSVNPIDYKMRSGEAKEHFPLELPAIIGRDLSGIVRETGEGVSGFAAGDKVMAFATKTYAELVVVKATDLALVPEKLDLVHAAALPLVTLTGEQLITRGTKIHSGQTVLVAGAVGSVGRSAVWAAKKAGAVVFAGVRKSQLKEAETLKADHVIALDDPAAMKKLGFIDAFADIVGGETANQLLAKVKQGGVFASVLGPPSDAKLHPTVKVEIIRSEPDPKVLITMAEELVAGRFAVPIDRMVPLSEAGDAQAASAKGGIGKILLLA; encoded by the coding sequence ATGAGGGCTGTCGTCCTGCATGAGTATGGTGGACCGGATAAGTTGAAATATGAGGTAGTTCCCGATCCGGTCGCCGGCAAAGGTGAGGTTTTAGTTCGGCTCGCAGCGACCAGCGTCAATCCAATTGATTACAAGATGAGAAGCGGAGAGGCGAAGGAGCATTTTCCGCTCGAACTTCCCGCCATCATCGGGAGAGATCTGTCGGGGATCGTTCGTGAGACAGGCGAAGGAGTAAGCGGTTTTGCGGCGGGCGATAAGGTGATGGCGTTTGCGACAAAAACATACGCCGAGCTCGTCGTAGTAAAGGCGACTGACCTTGCACTCGTTCCAGAGAAGCTTGATCTTGTGCACGCTGCGGCTTTGCCTCTGGTGACCCTCACCGGAGAGCAACTGATCACACGAGGGACCAAGATCCACTCCGGGCAGACAGTGCTGGTCGCGGGTGCAGTGGGTAGTGTCGGCCGATCTGCGGTGTGGGCCGCAAAGAAGGCCGGGGCAGTTGTGTTCGCAGGCGTAAGGAAGTCCCAACTGAAAGAGGCGGAGACCCTGAAAGCTGACCACGTGATCGCGCTTGACGACCCGGCAGCGATGAAGAAGCTCGGATTCATCGACGCGTTTGCGGACATCGTTGGAGGGGAGACAGCCAACCAGCTCTTGGCAAAAGTAAAGCAGGGAGGGGTCTTCGCCTCGGTACTCGGGCCTCCCTCGGACGCAAAGCTGCATCCCACCGTCAAGGTGGAGATAATTCGTTCCGAGCCAGACCCTAAAGTACTGATAACAATGGCCGAAGAGTTGGTTGCGGGGCGGTTTGCCGTTCCGATCGACAGGATGGTACCGCTCTCCGAGGCCGGCGACGCGCAGGCAGCATCAGCAAAAGGTGGAATAGGAAAGATACTATTACTGGCGTAA
- the rsmG gene encoding 16S rRNA (guanine(527)-N(7))-methyltransferase RsmG produces MPTLSEAEIASLLTPYLPDAAPLVLSRLAVYLELLLKWNARTNLTAIRDPKEIVCRHFGESLFAGRHLASETKTLLDFGSGAGFPGLPIAILHPEIAVTLAESQNKKATFLREVGRMLAIPVEVWPVRVETMPEGRQFHTVTLRAVDNMSSALIAAAPRSTNDLLIMAGATPPAPPGFTLQASILIPTTESSILIRAIRN; encoded by the coding sequence ATGCCAACCCTCTCTGAAGCGGAGATTGCCTCGCTCCTCACCCCTTATCTCCCAGACGCCGCTCCTCTCGTTCTCTCCAGGCTCGCCGTCTACCTCGAACTACTACTCAAATGGAACGCCCGAACCAACCTCACCGCGATCCGCGATCCGAAGGAGATCGTTTGTCGGCACTTCGGGGAAAGTCTCTTCGCAGGGAGACATCTAGCCTCGGAGACTAAAACCCTCCTCGACTTCGGCTCCGGGGCAGGCTTTCCTGGTCTGCCCATCGCTATCCTCCACCCCGAGATTGCCGTAACCTTGGCTGAATCGCAGAATAAAAAGGCCACCTTCCTCCGGGAAGTCGGGCGGATGCTCGCCATTCCGGTCGAAGTCTGGCCTGTCCGCGTCGAAACCATGCCCGAAGGCCGTCAATTCCACACGGTAACCCTTCGCGCTGTGGACAATATGTCCTCTGCCCTTATCGCCGCGGCGCCCCGCTCTACCAACGATCTTCTCATCATGGCGGGAGCCACCCCACCCGCTCCCCCTGGCTTCACCCTCCAGGCTTCCATTCTGATCCCAACTACCGAATCAAGCATTCTGATCCGGGCAATCCGCAATTAA